ACACTTCATCAGGTATTATGTTGGTTTTGCCGTTGCCGAAAATGCGGCCGAAAGATAAAACTGTCGGTATTGTTGGCGTTGCCATGCGGCTTACAATATCTTGAAGGTTAATAATAATATGAGAAGCTACAACCACTGGATCAATATTCATTTCTGGAGTAGCTGAATGACCTCCTTTGCCTTTCACGGTGATATAAATTTCATCAGTAGATGCCATGGATTTTCCATATTTTAGCCCGATTTTTCCTGTGTTGATGGAAGGATGCACATGCTGTCCAATCATACAATCAACTTTCGGGTTTTTTAATACACCTTCTTTTATCATAACAATAGCTCCTCCGGGATATTTTTCTTCTGAAGGTTGGAAAATGATTTTTATATTTCCGCCAAAATGATTTTTTATGTTGTTAAGAATTTTTGCACAGCCTATTAGGGATGCCATATGGATGTCATGGCCGCAGGCATGCATAATCCCTTCATGTCTCGAACTGAAGTCCAGGTTGTTTTTTTCGTTGATTTGCAGAGCATCCATATCAGCCCTTAATCCTACGGTTTTATTTCCAGGTTTTTTACCTTTGATAAGTGCAACAATTCCTGTTTTGGCGATGCCTCGTTTGTAAGATATTTTTTCTTTATCCAATGCTTCACAAATTATGTCCCCGGTTTTAAATTCTTCAAAAGCAAGTTCAGGGTATGCGTGTAATTGCCTACGGATATTTATAATTTCGTTAAGATATTTTTTTGAGTATTGCTGTATTTCTTTTTTTAATTGATTCATGCTATCACGATTTTAAAAATCAGTACTTAATGAAATATAAAATACGGGTTTCTGTATCAGTCCGTTTTCCACTCCCCAGGCCACATCAGCCCTGATAAAATATCCGAATAATTTCGTTCTAAGGCCAGCGCCAAAGCCGCCTACGATGGGGTCTCGCTTTTTAATCAAAGTTACCTGTATGGGGCCCCTCTGAACAACTTGTTGGGTTACAGTATTTTCTTCAGAATATGGGTTTAAACCCACCCAGGCAGTACCTATGTCGCCAAAGCCAACAATTTGAAGGTTAGTAATAAAATTATCCTTTAGGGGTTTCTTGGCAAAATAACGAACTATTGGAAATCGAAGTTCACTGTTAATTACGGCAAAAGTGGGGCCGTTACGGACATTCTGAACAAAACCACGCATGTTTGTCGCCAGGGTTTGGTATGTATAATTCTGTGTTTGAGAAACAACATTGGTGGTGTCAAACCCAGGTATTATCCAATTGTCAACACCTCCGAGATAGTATATAAGCTTATTTTTCCCAAAGGAGGTACTTGCAGCAAAACGGTTTGCCCAGATAAAAGTACGGTGAATCTTCTGATAATACCTGAAGTCGCAACCAAGTACAATAAGGTTGTTAAACTTTTTTTCAATCATTTGGTAATATTCCCCGAAAATCTTCCATCTCCACCCATAATAAATGTTTAATGTTTTATATTGAGTGTTATCATAAATCAGTTCTGCTTTTAATCCCGCACTGTACTTATGCAAATCAGGTAGTTGCAAATTGTAAATATCTGTTGAAGCAAAAATCAATTTATCATAACGCCCGTGGATAGTACCTTTTAAACTCAAAACTCTTGAAAAAGGCCATTTTAGAGTATAAAACAATGAATTTGAACGCATTTTAATAATAGAATAATATGTAGCACCTGTAAGAGCCTGACGATAATAAAACAAGCCTTTGTCGAGACGTTTTTTCAGGTTTTCAATACCGATAAAAAATTCGTTATTGTCAAGGCTGAATGAGATACTTAATCCGCCTGAAATCCTGAAGTCTTCGAGCAGGTCAATAATTCCAAGTTGAAAAGCCACATTAAATCCGGGATTCAGGTAAACCGGCGACCCTCCACCAGTGAAAGGTTGGTAAGAAGTGTTTAAATAATTAAAATCAATTTGTCCAACCAGTTGATTTATGGAGTATTCAACATTGTAGTTTTGCGCTCTCGGAATCGAAAAAGTTTTTTTGCGTATCACTGAATCTGCATAAAGAGAAGAATCAGATTTAATTTCTTTACTGAAAACATAGTTATTTATATCAATTTTTGATGTGTCGGAAATCATATCAATTTTGTCAATTAAAACATTGCCCTGCTTTTTATTTCTGTTTCGTGTTCTTTCTTTACTTTTTTTAGTTTTAATAATCTCAATTTCATCATAATTAATCATTGAGCTGTCAATGACCTCTTTTTCGGTCATGTGCTTTAAGTAAAGTGTTCTGTTATATGTGTTTAAAGGATTGGTTTTTTTTATTTGATTTGCATTTACTAGATCTCGCAAGTACATTTTATATCTTCCGTTTTCAAAAATTATTTCTCCGTATTTGGATGATTTAATATCTATATCATGTTCTATAATATTTCGATGGTAATCGGTTACAGCTGATGATAAGGTGAAATAACTATAATGTGTAGTGGTGTCAACAAAGTTGATGGTGCTGTCTATTCGTGCCAGATAACGGTTATATATTCCATTTTCATCGCTCAGGAATGAATATAGGTTTTGTTCATGTTGTGTGGGCATTATCTCGTTTGTGAACTCAGTGTTGGTGATTCTTCTTAAACCCTTATTTTTTGTTTTATAATCATAAATAAATATATCTGTATGTGATGGTAAATGTGTGATGGTGTCTTTATCGGAGGCAAGATTTGTTAGTACATCATATCGAATAGTATC
This region of Bacteroidales bacterium genomic DNA includes:
- a CDS encoding M20 family metallopeptidase; the encoded protein is MNQLKKEIQQYSKKYLNEIINIRRQLHAYPELAFEEFKTGDIICEALDKEKISYKRGIAKTGIVALIKGKKPGNKTVGLRADMDALQINEKNNLDFSSRHEGIMHACGHDIHMASLIGCAKILNNIKNHFGGNIKIIFQPSEEKYPGGAIVMIKEGVLKNPKVDCMIGQHVHPSINTGKIGLKYGKSMASTDEIYITVKGKGGHSATPEMNIDPVVVASHIIINLQDIVSRMATPTIPTVLSFGRIFGNGKTNIIPDEVFIEGTLRTVDEAWRQKAHENITQIATNTAAAFGAGANVFIDEGYPFLFNDERLTHRVEHYAENYLGKKNVEEIDLRMTAEDFAYFSHTIPSCFYRLGIKEPKKKEIYNIHTSAFSVDEKSLETGMGLMAWIAINELGAKE